A window of the Lactuca sativa cultivar Salinas chromosome 7, Lsat_Salinas_v11, whole genome shotgun sequence genome harbors these coding sequences:
- the LOC111906587 gene encoding protein GOS9: MAANAECVWGTTWGGKGGSRTWEFIIPDGSTLTKIALSSGDALDFIRFTYKDGYGHTHSSEKFGGDGGSPHMIIFDDNEYLIGISGRVGSFGDHTVITSVTFQTNIRTYGEYGTNPGTDFSFGVTRGKFSGFYGKCGSSVDSLGVILQA; encoded by the exons ATG GCAGCCAATGCAGAATGCGTATGGGGTACAACTTGGGGAGGAAAGGGTGGATCACGTACCTGGGAATTCATAATACCTGATGGTTCAACACTTACCAAGATAGCTTTAAGCAGTGGAGACGCTTTAGATTTCATCCGTTTCACTTACAAGGATGGGTATGGCCATACCCATTCTTCTGAAAAATTCGGTGGTGATGGCGGCTCACCTCATATG ATCATCTTTGACGACAATGAGTACCTCATCGGGATTAGTGGACGTGTCGGATCATTTGGTGACCACACCGTGATTACGTCAGTGACTTTTCAGACCAACATCAGAACTTATGGGGAATACGGCACAAACCCCGGGACTGATTTCTCGTTTGGGGTCACACGCGGTAAGTTTTCGGGATTCTATGGAAAGTGTGGCAGTTCCGTAGACTCTTTGGGTGTCATTCTTCAGGCGTGA